Proteins encoded together in one Bos javanicus breed banteng chromosome 6, ARS-OSU_banteng_1.0, whole genome shotgun sequence window:
- the LOC133249960 gene encoding uncharacterized protein LOC133249960, whose translation MLAGACKTRPQLPQADPSSAPRPDCQTAGHGQRGLERGQASTGLQGFPPQPVLCAQLLPRLPPERGAQTAHLHHIWSGFTLLPHGAHPGARRHRELGPRQPARVGEPGHALAGAGEGAGVKPDRRTGCAEVRQGEPVVRRKLAWWARDRAPGTTGHQAETGNSVIHSRSLGLGTPRPGAGVQVGGRPPLTPHECISHVGGKAWSCN comes from the exons ATGCTGGCTGGAGCCTGCAAGACGCGCCCCCAACTGCCCCAGGCTGACCCCTCCTCGGCTCCACGTCCTGACTGCCAGACAGCAGGACACGGTCAAAGAGGGCTGGAGCGTGGCCAAGCCAGCACCGGACTCCAAGGCTTCCCACCACAGCCCGTGCTCTGCGCCCAGCTGCTCCCCCGGCTTCCCCCTGAGCGTGGGGCTCAG ACAGCTCACCTTCACCACATCTGGTCTGGCTTCACGCTTCTCCCCCACGGAGCACACCCAGGGGCCAGGAGGCACAGGGAGCTTGGGCCTCGCCAGCCAGCACGGGTGGGTGAGCCTGGCCACGCCCTCGCAGGTGCAGGGGAGGGCGCAGGAGTGAAGCCTGACAGACGGACAGGCTGTGCGGAGGTGAGGCAGGGAGAACCTGTGGTGAGGCGGAAGCTGGCATGGTGGGCTAGGGATCGGGCGCCGGGGACCACTGGGCACCAAGCTGAGACTGGCAACTCTGTCATCCACAGCAGGAGCCTGGGCCTGGGCACACCCAGGCCCGGGGCTGGGGTGCAAGTGGGAGGACGCCCACCCCTAACCCCCCACGAGTGTATCAGCCACGTCGGAGGAAAGGCCTGGAGCTGTAACTAG